From the Octopus sinensis unplaced genomic scaffold, ASM634580v1 Contig16940, whole genome shotgun sequence genome, the window CACCCCCATTAGCTTGTTGGTCTTTTTCAATCTAAAATTAGTGTTTTACAtaggtgtgtctatatatatatataggtgactatatatacattcatgtatgcgtttgtatttatatactctttactctttactcttttacttgtttcagtcatttgactgcggccatgctggagcaccgcctttagtcgagcaaatcgaccccgggacttattctttgtaagcccagtacttattctatcggtctcttttgccgaaccgctaagtgacggggacgtaaacacaccagcatcggttgtcaagcaatgctagggggacaaacacagacacacaaacatatacacacacacttatatatatatacatatatacgataggcttctttcagtttccgtctaccaaatccactcacaaggcattggtcggcctggggctatagcagaagacacttggccaagatgccacgcagtgggactgaacccagaaccatgtggttggttagcaagctacttaccacacagccactcctgcgcctattataatatgtatgattAGGAAGACTTTTTTTAGTCTGTTTAATGGCCATGCTGAAAGGGTTGACAGGGTAAACATGAACGAAAGGTCTGGTAAAATGGAGATGAGTGAAGGGGCAATGAACAAGTATCAGAAAGATAGGCAAAGATGAGATTACTGGTGCTCTAGGCTAGgggaaatttcattgaaaaatggtGGGGTTTGGTCTTTGTTTTGCCTATAGATGCAGTAGGGACATGCTAATTTGTTTATAGTTGAAAATGATAGAAATTTCAAGCTTTTTGATTGTTCCTTGTAGCTTTCTTTAAGGGAGTCCTCTTTTCCATTTCAATAATTGTAGCATAatagacccatgatcaaagactttccaacCTTACTATATTTAgaactatattattcaatgtgtctgtTCATATTTTTAAATTGGTAAGATATACCGTGAGGCaattggctgctatatctagctggtgtatgtaaattattttgtatTCAATCACTGTAAACTACCTCcttttgtttgtatatagatCTATTGCCATTTTATGTCCTCCCACACTTCCTACTGGTGAAATTAATTGATATTTCAGTATTAAGTTAATTCACTTTATCTTATGAATGCCTCAAATTCAACTGGGGCCATCTTCACCTTTACTCCTTCCaggagttgttgttattattattattattattgttataaaagcAGCAGAATCAATAgcattccaggcaaaatgcttagcagcatttcatccgtcttgatgttctgagttcaaatcccacaaaggttgactttgtcattcatccttttggggttgatgtaatcaagttattctcccccagaattgctggctttgagccaatatttgaaatcattattataattattataattattattattattagtagtagtagtagtagtagtagtagtagtagtagtgtcagcAAACAGAGGAGTGCCAGACTAAATACTAGACAGTAAGAGAATCTGTACTTCCTCTTTTTGAGGAAGATTCACATATTCCATTGACCAAATGCTCTATTTTCTGTAAACACCTTGGTTGGCTggttaccttcttgagtcatactgactcataagggctgattttctggtttctatggcacataaattcctcatttttgccagccaagtgaactggagcaatgtgaaatgaagtgttctgctcaataACAAAATGCATTGCCTGgaccaggaactgaaaccacaatcttatgatcatgagtccaacacgctaactaagccacatgcctcctgTAAACATCTGCTGAGGGAAGATTGGGCATGGTGTAGTTGATGATATAGACATGTGCTGAGGTTGTGACATCCACAGCAATTCCCTGATGGTGAACAGGTATGGTTGCTGTTTATCAAATGTATTTTTACACAGCTCTTCTCTTTGACACAGATGCAGAGCTGTGTCAAGCAAAGGCTGAGAGAAGGTGCTTAGCATCTGGAATGTCACAAAGTACACACAGGCCTTTACCAGCTGGTGGCAGTTCTATGTTGGCATTCTACAGAGGATTAGTGGCACAAAAGCAATGATGTTCTTGGGGGTGAGAGAGTCTGGGTATCAACGAAAATTAACTGGCTGGAAATTTCAAAGGATTTTCAGGCCTGGACTCATTGATGATTACTAGAAATCCCTGGCCTTGCTTTGCTACCAGGGGTTATTACCAGTTTGAGATAAACTCTGCAGGTCAAGAAGCACCATCAGCTAAACCAGTTTGAGATATGTGCAGAGCAATGAAACCTTCCTGTACTTACTCGTCCAGTGCctaggcattgctgacttgtggagttatgtctaAAACCTACTGTAATGTGTGGGGGGATCCATCAATCAGTTGTATCTGTTGTGAAGTTCATCCCACCACTTTCCTTTCTTGGGAAGGACAGGCAATCTTTAATTGTCAGGGGACTTTGGTAAAAGAAGTTGTGTGGTGGATGAGGTTGAAAGACAGACACTTTCATCAACTTTATCGAGTTTCACTTCAAAGGGAAAATGAGTGTAAAAACGGGAAGTACTGCCTCCCAGTAAATTTGGTGAAAGGTGGATGTGAGTAGTAAGTAGGGTCTGACTGAGGGAGCTGTCCTAAGCATGCACCTACTGATTGGAAGAGGCCAACGTGAGAGGGCACTTGTCTTAATGGTCAGGGTAACTATGGTTTTATGATATTTCCATAAGTAACCCTTAGAAGTCTCTTCTTTTGGAGAATTATACCTTGTTTgaattttcttgtttctgttattttactttttacactCTTTTATGCAATCCcttactgtgtgacatcttgtaATGTCCCCAATGTTTTTATCAACCTTTATTAGTtaataaagaaagcattattttaattataattattattattagtaatagtagtagtaggatgGGGGAGTGGTAGAATTCATAGTGCTGATACAACTTGTCTTTCATTCTTAAAAAActcaataatataagtaaatacaaaCCAATTACTAGAGTTCGTCTAATTACACACCACCACTCCCTaaattagtctctctctctctctctctctctctctctctctgtaaaaataaaatcactgtcattatcatcatcatcatcatcatcattattattattatcattattattctgaaggcagcaagctggcagaatcggatGGAATGCCGagaagcatttcttccagttttacgttctgagttgaaatgctgttgaggctgaccttgactttcatcctttaaccctttcgttaccaacctggccctGGCTCTcactacaaatgtcttgttttcataagttctgaatcaaaatcttccaccaaaccttagtcacaatttatgttcctaacactagctgaatgataactaagttattttactaaattctttgttatatttaaagtaattgaaagaaacacagagcatctcaaaataaatacagtaacgaaagggttaaggatcaTTGAAataagtcaatgaaataagtaccatttgagcattagggttgacataatcaactagccctcttacccaaaatttcaggccttgtacctgaattagaaagaattattataattataataattattattattatccaaaatgctttgcggtatttcgcccatctttacattctgagtttgaattctgccaggatcgactgcctttcatccttttggggttgataaattaagtaccagtgatacactggggtcgatgtaatcgactatctcactcccccaaatttcaggccttgtgcctttagtagaaaggattattattattatcattattattattattattatcatcaccaacatcatttatTGTAGTAGTTAAGGTAGAAGTAGAAATtgtaaatgtagtagtagtagtagtagtagtagtagtagtagtagtagtagtagtagaagcagcagcagttgtagtagtatatTGTTATTCATTTCAGAAACATCTTTATTAAGTGGTATTAAATAATTATCTTATAGGGAGCTGAAATGCTGATTATGAGATGAGGTGTCTGAGTGCAAGAAagagcaaatgtgtgtgtgtgtgtgtgtgtgtgtgtgtgtgtgtgtgtatgaaagatgaAATGAATAGGAGTGAAACACTTGGCAGTCAAAATATTGATGATTTTGACGTGACATTTGTCATTGttaaaacatttgacattttgcAGTCTtcaaagtttattaaaaaaaaaaaatctttttttttcgctTTCATTTGTTTTACGAATGATGAAATTTGATGacacatcctcatcatcctcatcatcatcatcatcatcatcatcatcatcatcatcatcatcatcatcatatcatcatcctcatcatcctcatcatcatcatcatcatcatcatcatcatcatcatcctcatcatcatcctcatcatcatcctcatcatcatcatcatcatcatcatctcatcatcctcatcatcctcatcatcatcatcatcatcatcatcatcatcatcctcatcatcatcatcatcatcatcatcatcatcatcatttagcgtccgttttccatgctagcatgggttggactgttcaactggggtcagtgaagccagaaggctgcatcaggcccagtctgatctggcagtgtttctaaggctggatgcccttccaaacgccagccactccgtgagtgtagtaggtgctttttacgtgccacccgcacaggtgccagacggagctggcaaacggccaaggacggatggtgttttttacgtgtcaccggcacggaggccagtcggggtggcgctggcaacggccacgatcggatggtccgcttacttgtcaccggcactggtatcacagctgcaatttccactgatgttgatcgacttcgattttggttctgctttctgatatctgatttgatttggtttgattttgattttttgattttgattttcacttgtctcaacgggtcttcacaagtggagttctgtgtcccaagaaggaaaggtatgtataagtcgactggctacataccaggtagaggccacgggttatggtctcactagtcttgccgggtcttctcacgcacagcatacttccataggtctatgtctctagtcatttccttggtgagacctaaagttcggaggtcgtgcttcaccacctcgtcccaggttttcctgggtctacctcttccacaggttccctcagctgctagggtgtggcacttttgcacacaactatcttcattcattctcgtcacatgaccataccagcgcagacgtctctcttgcacatcacaactgatgcttcttaggtccaacttttctctcaaggtacttacactctgtcgattatgaacactgacattacacatccatcggagcatactggcttcatttcttgcgagcttacgcatatcctcagcagtcacagaccatgtttcactaccatgtagcatggctgtacgtacacatgcctcatacaatctgccttttactctgagcgagaggccttttgacaccagcaggggtaagagctctctaaactttgcccaggctattcttactctagcagttacactttcagcgcacccactgacttggtcacctaggtagtggaagctatctactattctagtttttctccctggaacgtggtagaagttggtctctgcacattttcagtgtttattgctcctgagcatctgccacagacaaaaactcttttcctagttagccttcctttggcattgctgcacctcttatgtgtccactgCAATCAAACAGTCACAGGCTGAATGAAAACAGAAACTGTAATGGAGTATAAATCAGatgagggggaaaaataaataaaagtgtttaaaaaaaaaagaaccaacaaaaaacaggaggtaatttagaaaaaaagaaaggaaaagaaatccaAAGCAGAAgattaaataaactttaaaaatcctGACagggaagaaatgaaagaactCAGACACAACATTTGacagtaaaaattataaatataatttaagagTAAATATTGCTGaggaagtgaaaaacaaaattaaaaaatacaaaaacataaaaaaagagagaggaaagttTGTAATTTTATAAATGACATTAAATTAAACATTCAGACGTTTGCCAGAATCTTAAATTCTGTATCATCTTTGTTTTGTGGATTTTTCCAGATAAACTTCTTttgaaaattccaaaattttttcATCACAGCCTTCGTATTACGTAGTCAGAGGCTgctgatttcttttgatttcattgctttcagtGGGGTCAGTGGAAGCCCCTGCAAGTGTGAGTGCAGGGCTGTTGGCGAGGGAAGCAATTTGAGGAGATTGGTACAATTTTCGACAAGCTCCCAATCCAGAGTCTTTTGAAATATGTGGAGTGTCTCTAGAAGAGCAGATAAATTCTCATTCAAAGAAATGCTTGTTACTACTTTGCTCAAAATCTGACAAAtcagtattttctttattatgtgATCTCGATCTTCAATGTTCTAACATTCCTCTGTGTCTGCGATTACTTGAAGAATTGTTGTTATTGGCTCTCTTATCGTGATTTCTTTTGGCCACTTGTCTGTGGACCTTTGGTTTGGCACCTTCTGGCTTCATTTGATTGTCTTTAGAGATGTTAGATATTGGACTGAAAGGAGACAGACCTTTGTGACAATGGGATGACTTGACaggagaaaaatacagagaactaGTGTCTTGGAATGAATCAGCTGGCAAACTTTGATTGCTGTATGAAGATTTATCTTTGCAAAGCTGATTCGTTGAATATACTGAATGAGGCACATTTTTTACTCTTAGCTAAAATTTGGTTGTGATTTTGTttggaaacagcagcagcagtagtagtagtagtagtggtggcagcatTTTGCTGTTCTGAAGATGTTGAAGAAGAACCATGAAGAGCAGCATTCTGCATTATggaagcatgatgatgatgatgatgatggtgatgatgatgatgatgatgatgatgaagatgatgatggtgatgatgatgatgatggtgatgatgatgatgatgatgatgatgatgatgatggtgatgatggtgatgatgatgatgatgatgttggttattttcctcaaatgaaattaatgaaagagAACCCATATCAATAGAAAAGGGAGAGATAATTACTGGCCCTTTTCTCTCAAGTGATATGTCTTTCTGACTGTTTCGGGTTGATGACAGAATATTTGATGACAGAATGTTGAAAAGAATTTGAGTCATTACTCTTATCCCTGGCTTCAACATTTTCATTCTCAGCCTTTGCTTCAGAATCACTGCTACATGACAGACCAACACAACCAGGCGTTTCCCCAAGAGAAACAGAAAGTGAAACTGAACTGTCAGAGAGAAGAACTATTTCATGTTTTGTATCTCCACTTGCATTGCAAAGCAGCTGCAACTGGGATTGTTCATTGGAAGTTTCAATTTGAACAAATGCTTTGTTGCCTTCCTCAAGGGACGTATCAAGGCTGTCACTAGCAGAAATATGTTCTTCCACTGAAGACAAATTTAGGGAACTACTAGGTAAGGGCAACTCTTGGCAAGGTCCTGATGAAGAGTCTGAAATGTTAGGTAATGGTGAAGATGTAAACTGACCGGGATCAATTCTAGACTTGAACAACCCATAGCTGCTTCTACCTGATATTACTTCTGTATTCATGCTCTCTGGAGTCGACCAAGTCTGGCTGCTACATGGATATGAAGTATCAGATAAAATAACACTTGTATGTGACTCCAAACATGGATGTTCATTTTTGCTGTCTCTACCAGAATCAGTCAGTACCAAATCAGATTGGCCAAGACGACCAATTGTTTCATTTAAGAGATCAGCAGTTTCAGAAAATTGATTCTGGAATTATTCTTAGATTTTAAATTACTATTTACAATTCTTCTTTTGCGACTAGAAAACCAAAGGCTAGAAaggcaacaaaaatatttgttgctatgaaacatttttttcttccgttCATGGTGAGCAGACACTGGAGTGTTTTGTTCCATGTAATTCTCCAACTGACACTTTTTGATGAGTTTTCTTTTGCGAGAGATAACTTGCTGTCGCTTTGGTGATCTCCCCCATACTTTCTTGGTGCAAGCAGTTTTCTCAATTCGACACTGTTTTATATAGTGTGAATGATATTCAAACTTTCTCAGACCACGTGGTTTGTTATAATTTTGACCATAAGGGCAGTCTGAGGTGTCCCCTGTGAAAGCAGGGTAACCATCAGTTAAACTTGATAAGGATGAAGTAGACAAAGGTTCGGCATTACCTTCATCATTAGCCTCAGTTCTATGAATACTGCTAAGGTTAGCATATGTTGGTCTCTTTTCCAAACGAGGTGTTGTAACATTTACCTCAATGGGTTTTCTCTGTTCATCACTTGAACAGGTTTGACGCTTATCAGATATAAACTTTGTAAAAGAATCTTCCTTTgaatattttgttgattttttaggCCATGAGGAaacagatgacaatgatgatgataatgatgaggacatTGGTGGTGACAGTATACCATGAGTTTTTAACGAGTCAGGTTGATTTGTTGGAGACTGAACCATATTGGATGCTGAACTTTGCGACATAGGTGAACAGTACAATTTGTAATTTGTAGTCTGACTATGTAGTATAACCGGAGGCATTGGTGTTGACTCAGAAGGACAGAGTAAATTTTTGTTCCTCGTGTCACCAACTTTTGATTGTTCAAAACTCTGATCTTCATCATCGTCTGTGTCACTGGACATTTTTAATAGGGCTTCAATGGTACGGTTCCCATAATCTAAGCCTACATTTGAAGATGTAATTGGAAGAGGCCCGCAATGAGAAAGTTTTTCCATGTTGGGCAAAATTGTTCTACAACCCATCCGacagagtgttttttttttaatttttctttcacagAATATGTTACCATCTATCTTAATGTTATTCATCAAATCAGGATTGTCAACCAGTGAAGTGAGGGATCAAATGCAacctggaaataaaaataaaaaggaaaataaataataaataaaataattattgagtAGTCACAAGAAGTCCTaccatcccatttttttgctTCAATAAATCTGTGGttgaacatcatcgtcatcatcctttcATGTCCATTTTCCAGACTGGCAAGCCGAAGAACtctaccaggttccagtctgatttagcttggtttttatggctggaagtgcttcctaacaccaaccacttaacagtgtgtgctggatgctttttatgtggcaccagcatgggagctattacatggctcctgtgccggtgccatgtaaaaaaaaaacatgtatgtaaGATAATAGATTCCTTAAATATGCGCAGAGCTCAGTGTAACATAAAGTCTAAGCTGGATTCATAACCTGAACTTGTGGTTACCAACCAGAACCCTTCATACATTTGTCagtatttttgttgctatttggtTTTCTAGCCTtgtaacacaaaactttattcaAGCTTCTGTTTATGCTTCCTCTttcttatcttttgcttgtttcagtcattagactctggccatgctggaacactgttttcaaggatttagtcaaacaaattgatcccaatacttagctttttttttcgggtctgatatttattctactagtttctttttgctgagctgctaggttacagtgatgtaaatgaactaacaccagttgtcaagtggtggatggggacaaatacaacacaaatagatatatatgcataggcgcaggagtggctgtgtggtaagtagcttgcttaccaaccacatagttccgggttcagtcccactgcatggcaccttgggcaagtgtcttctgatatagccccgggccgaccaatgccttgtgagtggatttggtacatggaaactgaaagaagcctgtcatatatatgtatatatatatatatatatatatatatatatatatgtatgtgtgtgtgtatgtgtttgtgtgtctgtgtatgaccccctagcattgcttgacaaccaatgctggtgtgtttttgtccccgtcacttagcgtttcggcaaaaagagaccgttagaataagtacagggcttacaaagaataagtctcggggtcgatttgctcgattaaaggtggagctccagcatggccacagtcaaatgactgaaacaagtaaaagaagagaaaaagaaagaacacacacacacatacacgacatgtttcttccagtttctatctaccaaagtCATTTACAAGGCCTTGATTGACTGGAGTTATAGAAGACGCTTGCTAAAAGTACCATGCAATGAGAACGAACCCAGAGCCACGTGGtcgaaaagcaagcttcttatcacacaaccaatTGTCTTATGACAATTATATAAACAAGAATAAGTCATTTAGTCAGTTGGTGCCAAGCATTTGAGAGTGCACATTGACTAAGATAACACAAGTACTGTTACCACTGTCACAACATGGAAAGAACAGTAACCGTATCCTCTTTGGTTTACCCCTAGTCAAGAGACTGCTATGAGCAAAACACTGCTTGCTTAAAGTtggcacacacacttacaccctaACTGACAGGTCAACCAAAATGTcctcacatacatgaatacacactgtAGATTTGTCTaccagaaataatttattttgttgttcatACTGTTAACAATCTTtatgaatttgaatgaaatttgctagctggcagaatcgttagcacgccgggcgaaatgcgtagccgtatttcgtctgccgttacgttctgagttcaaattccgccgaggtcgactttgcctttcatcctttcggggtcgattaaataagtaccagttatgcactggggtcgatataaacaacttaatctgcttgtctgtccttgtttgtcctctctgtgtttagccccttgtgggtagtaaagaaatagaaatagaatataatGATTGTTGGTGTACACTGCTGTAGTTTTTACCTATTGTCATGCCACTTTCACCTGCCAAAGTAAGTTGAATACAATTAAATTGATTACACTGAAGCGTTTcaacatatgtacacaaaatattGATTCCATGGAATTAATTTCCTGTTTCAGAGCTGAATTCTTTTTCCAGTTTGTCTCTGAAACTTTGAACCTGCAAAACTCTCAAAAGAAAAAGACTCCAAGAGATATCTTAATCTTTTATCTCCTCCATTCAATGTTTTGTATGGCTCAACAAATTAAtgctatttactcttattacacGGTTCATAAACCTACCAGTAAGGAGAGATCTACATTCAAAATATATCACTAAAGTAATGGGcctttaaaaaaaacatctttatcACTCACCAATGAAAGCATTGATGCAAAAAACACcaaacaatgtaataaataaCTTAACTTCTGCTCACAACTGATAAAATTGCAATATCATTTAGATCACTGGAGTATAAAGACAACACTGAAATATCACTCTAATTATTTTATCCAAGTTCAAACTCCCttttgcaaattaaatatttaataaataacatCACAGAATTGTAACCCAACACTTTGAGGTCTTAATACCATTAAGcccccaaatcaaagaaaaatctggagaaatttgttcaataaaatacaGAATGTAAACACATGTTAAACAGGAAATTCTTTCTAAAGTGAAGCTAAACATTGTTTCCTGTGCAAAAGAGTGCTTAGTTACAGTTTTCAATCCTAAACGACGGCATTGCTTGAATTGTGGCTTTGTGCAGTTCAGGATTTTGTGACAGTTGCAGATATTTGCAGGGTAGGATTTCAAGGGTTAAGAAACTAAAATACTTTTATGCATCAGACAGCAGCCTTGTCTCCAATATCCTTATTCTGATTGTCAATCAGACTTTGCTTATTTGCCAACCATCTTACAACAGtgcactgggtgccttttactaTGATGCCAGCATTAATGAGGTTGCTTTGACCCTAAAAGCCGATAAAGTTTACGTGAACTTATGGTGTCTCCAGTACCCTAAGGCAACCGCTTCCCCCTGATAAGATGAATagcagagagatagaaagtgagagagagagaaccaggcTGAGTGCGTGAAGGGAGTTTGAAGGGTGAAACAAAGTACAAGAGCATAATGGAAAACACACCTGaacacatacctgtgtgtgtgtgtgtgtgtgtgtgagagagagagagagagagtaattgaaAGAAGGGAGTAGTGACAGTGAAAGAGAATTACAGGCAAGAACAttattttggataaaaaaaacctctacatacacacagaaaaaaaaaggtttctaTTGAGAAAGATATAAAATGACATGGAAGGAAGAGGATAAATGTGCATTGTGTGAGATAAAGggtgagagtgaatgagagagagagagagagagagtattacaCGAA encodes:
- the LOC118761743 gene encoding uncharacterized protein LOC118761743, producing the protein MNNIKIDGNIFCERKIKKKTLCRMGCRTILPNMEKLSHCGPLPITSSNVGLDYGNRTIEALLKMSSDTDDDEDQSFEQSKVGDTRNKNLLCPSESTPMPPVILHSQTTNYKLYCSPMSQSSASNMVQSPTNQPDSLKTHGILSPPMSSSLSSSLSSVSSWPKKSTKYSKEDSFTKFISDKRQTCSSDEQRKPIEVNVTTPRLEKRPTYANLSSIHRTEANDEGNAEPLSTSSLSSLTDGYPAFTGDTSDCPYGQNYNKPRGLRKFEYHSHYIKQCRIEKTACTKKVWGRSPKRQQVISRKRKLIKKCQLENYMEQNTPVSAHHERKKKMFHSNKYFCCLSSLWFSSRKRRIVNSNLKSKNNSRINFLKLLIS